Below is a window of Campylobacter canadensis DNA.
ATACTATTATAAATGAAATTACAAGCAAAAGTGCAAGTAATATAAGCGGTGCCTTAGAAATCTTTGGAAATAAAGCAAATTTAATCATCGCAAATGAAAATGGGCTTAATGTAAATAATGCTTCATTTATTAATACAAAAGGCGTTAGCTTAAGTACAGGGCTTTTTAATAATGCAAATATCAATGTAAATTCAAATGCGGCGATTAATCTAAGCAATGATATTAAAGTAGATGGGGATTATTTTAATGTAATTGCAAGAAGTATGCAAGTTGCTGCAAATATAAAACACTTTGATGATAACAAAATTTTAAATAATATTAATTTAATAGCAGGAAACAACGAAGTAAGCCTTAGCGATATGGCAAATCCAAAAATAACAGCAACAAAGCAAAAAGAAAAAAGCGATGCGGAATTTGCTATTGATGCTAAGCTAGTTGGCTCTATGTATGCAAATAATATTAATTTTATAAGCACTGAAGAAGGACTTGGGGTAAGACACCAAGGTGTGATTAAAAGTGCTAAAGATGTTATGATTAAAGCAAATGCAAAAGTGCAAACAAATATAATTGATGCAGCAAATCAGGCAAATATTGATGCAAATAGCATTGAAAGTAATATTTTAAATGCAAAAAATATAAAATTAAATGCTAAAGATGATATTACAAATTATGGTTTAATCCTTGCAGATGATGTAAAAATTAATGCAAATGATTATATTAACTCAAATGAAGTAAAAGCAAAAGATGTTAATGAAGTAAAGTTAGCAGCGGATAATATAAGCATAAATACAAAAAATAATTTTATTAATAAGGCAAATATTAACTCTACTCAAAATATCAACATTAACACTAAGAATTTTGACAATAAAGCAAATATCAGCGCAAATGAAAATGTAAATATTAATCTAAACGATAATAGCTTTAAAAATTCAGGCAAAATTACAAGCCAAAACAATATTAATTTAAATGCGCTTTCTTCAAATTTAGATATTAATGACAATAACGCTTATGCAAAAAATTCATTAAATATCAATGCAAAGCAAGACTTAAATATTAATTCTAAGCTTGAAAATCCATACAATATAAGCTTAGTTGCTAAAAATATCAATATAAATAATCTTTTAGCAAGTAATAAAACCTTAAGCTTGGTTGCAAGTAATGCAATTTACAATAAAGCTTATATTTTTGCTAATGATAGCTTAGATTTTAGTGCTTTTAGTGTAAAAAATGATGGTACTTTTGATAGTGCAAAAGATATATTTATTAGAACAAATATTTTAAATAACAATGCTTATATTTTTGCTGAAAATAACTTAAATATAAACGCAAGTGTTATTAGCAATAACGCAAGTTTGACAGGAGATATTACTAAAAAATATCAAATGATAAATGGAACAGGCTGGGTAAATTACGGAGATACAGCATTTAAAAGATGGAAAATGCAAACAGGAGTTTATGTTCCAGTATTTAATAACTCTTTAGGCGCAAACCAAGCTTTAATGCAAGCAAAAAATATTTATATCAATAACGATACAAAAGAAATTGGCTTATTAAACAATAGCGGAAAAATCATTGCAAATAATGATTTAAAAATCTATGCTGATATAAATAACATAACTTTAAATAAAGAAATAGGCATTAAAGAAATTTTAGAGCAAATTAAAGTTAATGGTTTTTATGCTTATGAATATTTAGGTTCTTGGAATACAAACTGGACTGATTATTTTAAAAATGGTATTAGTCTTTATGATGCTTTAGTATATTTTGCAAGCAACAAAGCAAAAAATCACCAAAGAGGTTCAGCTTGGAATGCTTTAAAAGATGTTGCTTCAAAAAATAAAGCATTAGATGAGTATTTTAAACTATTATTTGGCAATGATTATGCTTATACAAGTTATGTTCCAAGCTTTAACAAGTGGAATTTAAATGCAAAGGTAGTATTTAATGCTAAAGATGCAGCTTTAATTAGCGCAAACAATGCGAATTTGGTTTCAAATGTAAATAATCAAGGTTTAAATAAAGATTTAAAAGATAGCTTTAAAATGATTAATTCAACGCTAAATCAAGCAATCAATGATAAGGCTTTAATTTTAAAATCTTTACCTAAGAATTTTGATATTTTTAAAGCAGGTAGTTCTAAAGATGGAATTAATTATGAATACAAAAGTGATGAGAATTTAATCAATGCAAATAATTATTATGGCTTTGCAAATATTGCAAAAGATTTAAATGCTAAAGATGTATTGCTTTTAGGCGATGCTTATTTTGATTACAGACTTATTAATTCTATGCTAAGTAATTCTTTGGGTTTTTCTTTAGATAATAATGAAATTAAAGCTCTTATTGATAATGGTGTAGAATATTTTAAAAATAATGATTTAAAAATAGGTGAAAGTTTAAATAAAAGCAGTATTGATAATTTAGATAAAGATATGATTGTTTATGTAAATGTAAGATACAAAAACAAAGAAGTTTTAGCTCCAATGCTTTACTTATCAAAACAAAGTCTAGCTAAAGTTAAAGCAAACAATCAGCTTTCAAGTATTTTAGCTAAAAATGAAGTAAATATTAATACAAATGAACTTCACTTTGCTTTTTCATCTTTAAATGCTGATAAAGTAAATATTAGTACAAATGAAGCTAATTTAAATAGTGCAAAAATTAATGCTAATAAAGATGTAAATATTAATGCGCAAAATGTAAATCTTACTTCAAACAAAAGTGTTGATAATACATTTAATTTAGAAAATAAAGCTGAAATTAATGCAAATAATATAAACATTGAAAGCGATAAAAATATAGAGCTTAGCAATGCGAATTTAAATGCAAAAAATGATATTAATTTAACTTCAAATAATGAAAGTGTTAATATTAAAAATGATGTTATTGATAATTCAAAATTTACTCTTAAAGAAGGTTTGGAAAACACAATTTCTTTTAGTAAAAATGAAGAAATTTTAAGCTCTAATTTAAATGCAAACAATATTAACATTAACGCAAATAAAAATGTTGATATTACAGCTTCAAATGTAAAGGCTAAAGATAATATAAATGTAAATGCTAATGATATTAATGTAAGTAGTGCAAACGCAAGTTCAAATGCAAATTTATCTGTTTATTTTTCAGGTCAAAAAGAAGGTCAAATGGCAGAAGATACTTACACTAATATAGAAGTTAATAAAAGCAATGCCGTATCAAGCAATTTAAATGCAAATAATATAATTTTAAAT
It encodes the following:
- a CDS encoding hemagglutinin repeat-containing protein, with the protein product MKILLECDIVFNTKTQGDNLNTSKTKKFTSITLSLALINALFINNLAAADLRIRNINNIKTDVNMAKSENLTDVININKANGNGISHNVFSNFDIYDGVIFNNSLKDGNSVTGGFVQKNPNLSTSANTIINEITSKSASNISGALEIFGNKANLIIANENGLNVNNASFINTKGVSLSTGLFNNANINVNSNAAINLSNDIKVDGDYFNVIARSMQVAANIKHFDDNKILNNINLIAGNNEVSLSDMANPKITATKQKEKSDAEFAIDAKLVGSMYANNINFISTEEGLGVRHQGVIKSAKDVMIKANAKVQTNIIDAANQANIDANSIESNILNAKNIKLNAKDDITNYGLILADDVKINANDYINSNEVKAKDVNEVKLAADNISINTKNNFINKANINSTQNININTKNFDNKANISANENVNINLNDNSFKNSGKITSQNNINLNALSSNLDINDNNAYAKNSLNINAKQDLNINSKLENPYNISLVAKNININNLLASNKTLSLVASNAIYNKAYIFANDSLDFSAFSVKNDGTFDSAKDIFIRTNILNNNAYIFAENNLNINASVISNNASLTGDITKKYQMINGTGWVNYGDTAFKRWKMQTGVYVPVFNNSLGANQALMQAKNIYINNDTKEIGLLNNSGKIIANNDLKIYADINNITLNKEIGIKEILEQIKVNGFYAYEYLGSWNTNWTDYFKNGISLYDALVYFASNKAKNHQRGSAWNALKDVASKNKALDEYFKLLFGNDYAYTSYVPSFNKWNLNAKVVFNAKDAALISANNANLVSNVNNQGLNKDLKDSFKMINSTLNQAINDKALILKSLPKNFDIFKAGSSKDGINYEYKSDENLINANNYYGFANIAKDLNAKDVLLLGDAYFDYRLINSMLSNSLGFSLDNNEIKALIDNGVEYFKNNDLKIGESLNKSSIDNLDKDMIVYVNVRYKNKEVLAPMLYLSKQSLAKVKANNQLSSILAKNEVNINTNELHFAFSSLNADKVNISTNEANLNSAKINANKDVNINAQNVNLTSNKSVDNTFNLENKAEINANNINIESDKNIELSNANLNAKNDINLTSNNESVNIKNDVIDNSKFTLKEGLENTISFSKNEEILSSNLNANNININANKNVDITASNVKAKDNINVNANDINVSSANASSNANLSVYFSGQKEGQMAEDTYTNIEVNKSNAVSSNLNANNIILNANNNAKIVASNINAENNAKITAENVNIANANNTSSSKESLSSMQVLGYKQSHTNTEESLVASSNIKAGNLEINANDNFSLKGSNIDAKESSINANSADFIAASNSYKQTKDYIGIGVFANAGLELAQKGVNASYSFNKDVNQSGLTTAANSITSSNLYSNTFANVDVGLEFANTKSSEEKNYYTHNKLNVDNLNINAKNNLDIGSMNIEAKKDVNISAADINSTVYTDTSSKEQSGSSIFLRQRVKATSAIASAINQAAQNVYAEQANKGVNGAIAAAQAVANSINIATNKLAGITSMQSVGISHSNSESKNTSDNINKINANNINITSTKGDITLNGYELAANDSVKINAKKDFNLNAVKNTEDSKSSNFTLLASVTENVGIDVKNGASLSGGLDGYAEGSYKSTQATNYKNSSINAKNNFTLTTGNDANLDGANISAKSADLNVANDLNINSKVDTLKSNSYFAMLDASASAGLSSSHIVAGDASGGIGFGYAKTDNKEVKNQSSISVRDELNANINKDLNLNAAVLNSNTQEGKINIAGKLNNNDLDLYKKSDGAKVIINAGQDGSFGGTIQINDHIESDTKLNSAINVKTNTNTDISTNTHNTSTTTDKSWAGGSINLNTAISKVKDGISKLKDGYNALTGKTGSYDVSKEIPVHINEETNDTRL